A single region of the Thermoanaerobacterium aotearoense genome encodes:
- a CDS encoding 2-hydroxyacyl-CoA dehydratase, translated as MNRNLHYLGVDVGSTTAKIVILNENDEIIYSRYERHLSNIKDTIVNLIDDAYSKIGNLSVSVAVTGSGGMAVAEWLNMPFVQEVIAGTKTVERFFPEADVVIELGGEDAKITYFDGTIEQRMNSSCAGGTGAFIDQMASLLKTDALGLNELSKNHKVIYPIAARCGVFAKTDIQPLLNEGTAKEDIAASIFQAVVNQTISGLACGRPIKGNVAFLGGPLYFLPELRKRFIETLNLKDEEVIVPENSQLAVAIGAALSAKNDEITTLKDLRDKVHTLPYKVKNDVERLRPLFADEDEYKEFKERHKGIDVLKKDIKDARGGLFLGIDAGSTTTKLVLIDEGGAIVHSYYGSNEGNPLNSVIRVLLDIYEKMPDGAYIANSTVTGYGESLIKAALMVDIGEIETIAHYKASEHFLPGVDFILDIGGQDMKCIRIRDGVIDSIMLNEACSSGCGSFLETFASSLNMSIDEFTEAALKAQNPVDLGSRCTVFMNSRVKQAQKEGASLGDISAGLSYSVIKNALYKVIKIRDPKELGEKIIVQGGTFLNDAILRSFELITGRNAVRPQIAGLMGAYGAALIAKERYSGGVSTIFTKDKLESFSVEVSNGRCNKCTNRCLLTINKFNDGREFISGNRCERGAGKEIAKNDIPNLYDYKYKKIFGYKPLSEGEAYRGTIGIPRVLNMYENYPLWFTFFTKLGFRVILSDRSSKKLYESGMDTIPSDSACYPAKIVHGHIVNLINKGIKTIFYPCIPVEQNIYEDADNHYNCPIVSSYAEVIRNNMDVLKEKDILLLSPFLALDDKEKLAKRLYEELKAFGVSKGEVENALKEAFDEDKRIKDDIARKGEEVLKYLRDTGKRGIVLAGRPYHLDPEINHGIPEIITSLGVAVLTEDSVAHLGKLDRKLRVVDQWMYHTRLYAAASFVADSENLELVQLTSFGCGIDAVTSDQVQEILSSHEKIFTLIKIDEGTNVGSIRIRIRSLIAAINERKDEKRVKTSYTMNRILFTDEMRKRHTILAPQMSPIHFQFLQEAFNVSGYNLEVLPSVDKPAVEEGLKYVNNDACFPSIIVVGQLIEALKSGKYDLNNTSVIITQTGGGCRATNYIGFLRKALKDAGFENIPVISLNFVGMEKNPGFKITPGLLNKAFIGLVYGDLLQNVLLRVRPYEKIPGSANKLYEKWVTKCIESVKSGDLKLFKKNVHQIVHDFENLEINNVVKPKVGIVGEILVKYHPTANNSIVDVLEKEGAEVILPNLIDFLLFILDHANEKYKYLSGSKIRQILQNIGIAGLEFYRKEMRKALEKSKRFISPKTLNELKELASPIVSLGNITGEGWYLTAEMVELLKEGISNIVCIQPFACLPNHITGKGVIKALRELYKEANIVAVDYDPGASEVNQLNRIKLMLSVAFKKLEKNSEAFEQIAATEKI; from the coding sequence GTGAATAGAAATTTGCACTATTTAGGGGTAGACGTAGGCTCTACTACGGCCAAAATAGTCATCTTAAATGAGAATGATGAGATAATCTATAGTAGATATGAGCGGCACTTATCTAACATAAAAGATACTATTGTAAACCTCATAGATGATGCGTATTCTAAAATTGGCAATCTCAGTGTATCTGTTGCGGTTACCGGTTCTGGCGGTATGGCGGTAGCTGAGTGGCTTAATATGCCGTTTGTTCAGGAAGTGATCGCAGGCACCAAGACGGTGGAAAGGTTTTTTCCTGAGGCAGATGTGGTCATAGAGTTAGGCGGAGAAGATGCCAAGATTACATACTTTGACGGCACTATTGAGCAGAGGATGAATAGCAGTTGTGCAGGCGGCACAGGTGCATTTATAGATCAGATGGCATCACTTTTAAAGACAGATGCTTTAGGTCTTAATGAGCTTTCCAAAAACCATAAAGTCATATATCCAATAGCGGCAAGATGTGGCGTTTTTGCAAAAACAGACATTCAGCCTCTTTTAAATGAAGGCACTGCGAAGGAAGACATAGCGGCTTCCATATTTCAAGCAGTTGTAAATCAGACTATAAGTGGTCTGGCATGTGGACGGCCTATAAAAGGGAATGTGGCATTTTTAGGTGGGCCTTTATATTTTCTTCCGGAATTAAGAAAGAGATTTATTGAAACATTGAACTTGAAAGATGAAGAAGTCATCGTTCCTGAAAATTCCCAGTTAGCTGTTGCCATAGGTGCGGCACTTTCCGCAAAAAATGATGAAATAACTACATTAAAAGACCTAAGAGATAAAGTACATACGCTTCCGTACAAAGTGAAAAATGATGTGGAGAGATTGAGGCCGCTTTTTGCAGACGAAGATGAGTACAAGGAGTTTAAGGAAAGGCACAAAGGCATTGATGTCTTGAAGAAAGATATAAAAGATGCCAGAGGCGGTCTTTTCTTAGGAATAGATGCAGGTTCTACTACAACAAAGCTTGTACTTATAGATGAAGGCGGTGCGATAGTCCATTCTTATTACGGCAGTAACGAAGGAAATCCGCTAAACTCTGTCATAAGGGTCCTTTTGGATATATACGAGAAGATGCCGGATGGTGCATATATAGCCAATTCTACTGTAACAGGATATGGCGAAAGCCTCATTAAAGCAGCTTTGATGGTGGATATAGGCGAGATCGAAACGATTGCTCATTACAAGGCATCGGAGCACTTCTTGCCTGGTGTTGACTTCATACTTGATATAGGCGGACAGGACATGAAGTGCATAAGGATAAGGGATGGCGTAATCGACAGCATAATGTTAAATGAAGCATGTTCTTCAGGGTGCGGTTCGTTTTTGGAGACATTCGCGTCTTCTCTCAACATGTCAATTGATGAGTTTACTGAAGCTGCATTAAAAGCTCAAAACCCAGTCGATTTAGGTTCTCGCTGCACTGTTTTCATGAATTCAAGGGTGAAGCAGGCGCAAAAAGAAGGGGCATCGTTAGGAGATATATCTGCAGGTCTTTCATACTCTGTCATAAAAAATGCTTTGTACAAAGTCATAAAGATAAGAGATCCAAAAGAGTTAGGAGAAAAGATAATCGTTCAAGGCGGTACATTCCTCAATGATGCTATACTAAGAAGCTTCGAACTTATTACAGGCAGAAATGCCGTAAGGCCTCAGATAGCGGGGCTAATGGGCGCATACGGTGCAGCTCTTATCGCAAAGGAAAGGTACAGTGGAGGAGTCAGCACAATATTTACGAAAGACAAGCTTGAAAGCTTTAGCGTGGAAGTGTCAAACGGCAGGTGCAATAAATGCACAAATAGATGCCTTCTTACCATAAATAAATTCAATGACGGAAGGGAGTTTATCTCAGGAAACCGGTGCGAAAGAGGTGCCGGAAAAGAGATTGCAAAAAACGATATACCAAACCTTTACGACTACAAGTACAAAAAGATATTTGGCTACAAGCCATTAAGCGAAGGTGAGGCGTATAGAGGTACCATTGGCATTCCGAGAGTTTTAAACATGTACGAAAACTATCCGCTGTGGTTTACATTTTTTACAAAGCTTGGCTTTAGGGTCATATTGTCTGACAGGTCATCAAAGAAGCTTTATGAGTCTGGCATGGACACAATACCGTCGGATTCTGCATGTTATCCGGCAAAAATCGTCCATGGGCACATAGTGAACTTGATAAATAAGGGCATCAAGACGATATTTTATCCATGCATACCTGTCGAGCAAAACATCTATGAAGATGCGGACAATCATTACAATTGCCCCATTGTGTCGTCTTATGCAGAAGTCATCAGAAACAACATGGACGTGCTGAAAGAAAAAGACATTCTGTTGTTAAGTCCTTTTTTGGCGCTGGATGACAAAGAGAAGCTTGCCAAAAGGCTTTATGAAGAATTGAAAGCTTTTGGCGTATCAAAAGGTGAAGTGGAAAATGCATTAAAAGAAGCTTTTGATGAAGATAAAAGGATAAAAGACGACATCGCAAGAAAAGGAGAAGAAGTCTTAAAATATCTGCGCGATACAGGAAAAAGAGGAATAGTCCTTGCAGGCAGGCCCTATCATTTAGATCCAGAAATAAACCATGGCATACCGGAGATAATAACATCACTGGGCGTGGCAGTATTGACAGAGGACTCTGTAGCGCATTTAGGCAAACTTGATAGAAAGCTTAGAGTTGTTGACCAGTGGATGTACCATACAAGGCTTTATGCGGCGGCAAGCTTTGTGGCTGACAGCGAAAACTTAGAGCTTGTGCAGCTTACTTCATTTGGCTGCGGCATTGACGCTGTCACATCCGATCAAGTGCAGGAGATCTTAAGCTCCCATGAAAAAATATTTACGCTTATAAAGATAGATGAAGGTACCAATGTAGGTTCTATAAGAATACGCATAAGGTCATTGATAGCCGCTATCAATGAAAGAAAAGATGAGAAAAGAGTCAAAACATCATATACCATGAATAGAATACTGTTTACGGACGAAATGAGGAAAAGGCATACGATATTGGCACCGCAGATGTCGCCAATACATTTCCAGTTTTTGCAGGAAGCTTTCAATGTTTCAGGGTATAATTTAGAAGTCCTTCCGTCTGTAGATAAACCGGCTGTTGAAGAAGGACTTAAATATGTAAACAATGATGCATGTTTTCCTTCTATAATAGTTGTTGGGCAGCTTATTGAAGCATTAAAATCTGGTAAGTATGATTTAAACAATACATCTGTCATAATCACGCAGACAGGCGGCGGCTGCAGAGCTACGAACTACATAGGGTTTTTAAGAAAGGCTTTGAAAGATGCAGGATTTGAAAATATACCCGTCATATCATTGAATTTTGTCGGAATGGAGAAGAATCCTGGATTTAAGATAACGCCGGGGCTTCTGAATAAAGCTTTTATTGGCCTTGTGTACGGCGATCTTCTGCAAAATGTGCTGCTTAGGGTGAGGCCTTATGAGAAGATACCCGGTTCAGCCAATAAGCTTTATGAAAAATGGGTGACAAAGTGCATAGAGTCTGTAAAAAGTGGAGATCTGAAGTTGTTTAAGAAAAATGTCCATCAGATTGTCCATGACTTTGAGAATCTTGAGATCAATAATGTGGTTAAGCCTAAAGTTGGCATTGTTGGGGAGATTCTCGTTAAGTATCATCCTACTGCAAACAACAGCATCGTTGATGTGCTTGAAAAAGAAGGAGCAGAAGTGATACTGCCTAATCTCATTGATTTTTTGCTGTTTATACTGGATCATGCAAATGAAAAGTATAAGTATTTATCAGGCAGCAAGATAAGGCAGATTTTGCAAAATATCGGCATAGCAGGACTTGAATTTTATCGAAAAGAGATGAGAAAGGCTTTAGAGAAAAGCAAAAGATTTATCTCTCCAAAGACTCTCAATGAGCTAAAGGAGTTGGCGTCACCTATAGTATCCCTTGGAAACATAACAGGTGAAGGATGGTACCTTACTGCAGAAATGGTGGAATTATTAAAAGAAGGCATATCAAATATAGTTTGCATACAGCCTTTTGCATGTCTTCCAAATCACATAACGGGGAAAGGCGTCATTAAAGCATTAAGAGAGCTTTACAAAGAAGCAAATATTGTGGCAGTTGATTATGACCCAGGTGCCAGTGAAGTAAACCAGCTAAATAGAATCAAGCTTATGCTGTCTGTGGCTTTCAAGAAATTGGAGAAAAACAGTGAGGCATTTGAGCAGATTGCTGCCACTGAAAAAATATAG
- a CDS encoding zinc-ribbon domain-containing protein, giving the protein MADKTLVCKDCGKEFLFTEGEQAFYKEKGFENEPQRCPECRKARKQQYNNNRGYRR; this is encoded by the coding sequence GTGGCTGATAAAACATTAGTATGCAAAGACTGCGGCAAGGAATTCCTCTTTACAGAAGGCGAGCAAGCTTTCTATAAAGAAAAAGGCTTTGAAAATGAGCCTCAGAGATGCCCTGAATGCAGAAAAGCAAGAAAGCAGCAGTACAATAACAACAGAGGCTATAGAAGATAA
- a CDS encoding DMT family transporter, with protein sequence MNSIMLYIGTIIVGLALGLQSPMNSALGKIALPKNSAVLNNLVGLIILFAISFADGSIKQFASLFKAPTYLLFGGVLGSIIVLGSIILIPKLGAATFASIIVSAQMIATLLIDNFGLFGVEKTPVNWFKTIGVVLLIIGVRLIKA encoded by the coding sequence ATGAACTCTATAATGCTTTATATAGGAACAATTATTGTTGGACTTGCTTTAGGACTGCAATCGCCGATGAACTCGGCTCTTGGCAAGATAGCTTTACCAAAAAACTCTGCGGTCCTTAATAATTTAGTTGGACTCATTATTTTATTTGCAATAAGCTTCGCAGATGGCAGCATAAAACAATTTGCAAGTTTATTTAAAGCACCGACATACCTTTTATTTGGTGGCGTATTAGGATCTATCATCGTTTTAGGGTCAATCATACTGATTCCAAAGCTTGGCGCAGCTACTTTTGCATCTATAATCGTATCAGCACAGATGATCGCCACACTACTTATCGACAATTTTGGACTCTTTGGGGTTGAAAAAACTCCTGTCAATTGGTTCAAAACAATAGGTGTTGTACTTCTCATAATAGGCGTAAGGCTGATAAAAGCATAA
- the mgrA gene encoding L-glyceraldehyde 3-phosphate reductase, with protein sequence MSYIPNENRYEKMIYRRCGRSGIMLPAISLGLWHNFGGYDVFENMREMVKKAFDLGITHFDLANNYGPPPGSAEENFGKILRTDLRGYRDELLISTKAGYTMWPGPYGDWGSRKYLLSSLDQSLKRMGIDYVDIFYSHRRDPNTPLEETMSALAQAVRQGKALYVGISNYNAEDTKKAAEILRQLGTPLLINQPSYSMFNRWIEDGLTDVLEEEGVGSIAFSPLAQGLLTDKYLNGVPDDSRAVRKNTSLRGNLTEENINKVRELKKIADKRGQSIAQMALAWDLRKVTSVIIGASRVSQIEENVKALDNLEFSHEELKQIDEILSK encoded by the coding sequence ATGAGCTACATACCAAACGAAAACAGATATGAAAAGATGATATACAGAAGATGCGGAAGAAGTGGCATAATGCTTCCTGCAATTTCACTTGGACTATGGCACAATTTTGGCGGTTACGATGTATTTGAAAACATGAGAGAGATGGTCAAGAAGGCGTTTGACCTTGGCATAACCCATTTTGATTTGGCAAACAATTACGGGCCACCACCAGGATCTGCTGAGGAAAACTTCGGCAAGATTTTAAGGACAGACTTAAGAGGCTATAGAGATGAATTATTGATTTCTACGAAAGCTGGTTATACCATGTGGCCTGGCCCTTATGGTGACTGGGGCTCAAGGAAATACTTGCTTTCCAGCTTAGATCAAAGCTTAAAAAGGATGGGCATAGATTATGTTGACATATTTTACTCCCACAGGAGAGATCCAAATACGCCATTAGAAGAAACTATGTCAGCGCTGGCACAAGCCGTAAGACAAGGAAAGGCTTTGTACGTGGGCATTTCAAACTACAATGCTGAAGATACCAAGAAAGCCGCTGAGATCTTAAGACAGCTTGGGACACCGCTTTTAATAAACCAGCCAAGCTATTCCATGTTCAACAGATGGATAGAAGATGGACTTACAGATGTCCTTGAGGAAGAAGGCGTTGGCAGCATAGCATTTAGTCCTTTGGCACAGGGGCTACTTACTGATAAATACTTAAATGGAGTGCCGGATGATTCAAGAGCCGTAAGGAAGAATACTTCATTGAGAGGCAATCTTACAGAGGAGAATATAAATAAGGTAAGAGAATTGAAAAAAATCGCAGATAAAAGAGGACAAAGCATTGCACAGATGGCTTTGGCATGGGACTTGAGAAAAGTCACATCTGTAATAATTGGCGCAAGTCGTGTAAGCCAGATAGAAGAAAATGTAAAGGCGCTTGACAATCTGGAATTCAGCCATGAAGAATTGAAACAAATAGATGAAATATTGTCCAAATAA
- the hcp gene encoding hydroxylamine reductase yields the protein MGMFCYQCQEASKGIGCTLRGVCGKTDDTARLQDLLIYTLKGIAIVNKEARKHGLNSESTDSFIIDGLFSTITNVNFDKNYFVGKIKEGLNLRESIKNQLSANGVQLSGLHDAATWTKDESEFDDKALSVGVLATENEDIRSLRELITYGIKGMAAYAFHAANLGFKDPNISEFIEKALIATLDDSLSANDYVSLALEAGKYGVDVMALLDKANTSTYGNPEITKVNIGVRNNPGILISGHDLKDLEELLEQTEGTGVDVYTHGEMLPAHYYPAFKKYSHFAGNYGNAWWQQDKEFESFNGPILMTTNCLTPPKDSYKDRLYTTGVVGFEGVKHIDAGPDGKKDFTEIIEHAKRCKPPVEIESGEIVGGFAHNQVLALANQVVDAVKTGAIKRFFVMAGCDGRMKSREYYTEFAKELPKDTVILTAGCAKYRYNKLNLGDINGIPRVLDAGQCNDSYSLAVIALKLKEVFGLEDINELPISFNIAWYEQKAVIVLLALLYLGVKNIHLGPTLPAFLSPNVAKVLVENFGIGGITNVEDDIKMFMGN from the coding sequence ATGGGAATGTTTTGTTACCAGTGTCAAGAAGCTTCGAAAGGCATTGGCTGTACATTAAGAGGCGTGTGCGGCAAGACTGACGACACAGCAAGGCTGCAAGATTTGCTAATATACACGCTAAAGGGCATCGCGATTGTTAACAAAGAAGCCAGAAAACATGGTTTAAACAGTGAAAGCACGGATTCATTCATCATCGACGGATTGTTTTCAACAATAACGAATGTCAATTTTGACAAGAATTACTTTGTAGGAAAGATCAAAGAAGGCTTGAATTTAAGAGAGTCCATAAAGAACCAATTAAGCGCAAATGGAGTACAGTTAAGCGGATTGCATGATGCGGCTACATGGACAAAAGATGAAAGCGAATTTGATGATAAGGCTTTATCAGTAGGCGTTCTTGCTACTGAAAATGAAGACATAAGATCATTAAGAGAGCTTATAACTTATGGCATCAAGGGTATGGCTGCTTATGCATTCCATGCTGCAAACCTCGGCTTTAAAGATCCTAATATATCGGAGTTTATTGAAAAAGCATTAATCGCTACATTGGATGACAGCTTGAGCGCAAATGATTATGTGTCACTTGCATTAGAAGCTGGTAAATACGGCGTCGATGTTATGGCGCTTTTAGACAAGGCAAATACGTCCACATACGGAAATCCTGAGATTACAAAGGTAAATATCGGCGTCAGAAATAATCCTGGCATCTTAATAAGCGGACACGACTTAAAAGACTTGGAAGAGCTGTTGGAGCAGACAGAAGGAACGGGTGTTGACGTATATACACACGGTGAAATGCTTCCAGCCCACTACTATCCAGCATTTAAGAAGTATTCACACTTTGCAGGAAACTACGGCAATGCATGGTGGCAGCAGGATAAAGAATTTGAAAGCTTTAACGGCCCAATACTCATGACAACTAACTGCTTGACGCCTCCAAAGGATTCATACAAAGACAGACTTTACACGACTGGTGTCGTTGGATTTGAAGGTGTAAAGCATATTGATGCTGGCCCAGATGGGAAAAAAGACTTTACAGAAATAATAGAGCACGCAAAGAGATGCAAACCGCCAGTAGAGATTGAGAGCGGAGAAATAGTAGGAGGATTTGCCCACAACCAAGTATTGGCTTTGGCTAATCAAGTAGTTGATGCAGTAAAGACTGGCGCTATAAAGAGGTTCTTTGTAATGGCAGGCTGCGATGGCAGGATGAAATCAAGAGAATACTACACAGAATTTGCAAAAGAACTTCCAAAAGATACGGTCATATTGACAGCAGGCTGTGCAAAGTACAGGTACAATAAATTAAATCTTGGCGATATAAACGGCATACCAAGAGTGCTTGACGCAGGACAGTGCAATGACTCGTATTCATTGGCAGTGATTGCGCTTAAACTTAAAGAAGTGTTTGGACTTGAAGATATAAATGAGCTTCCAATATCATTTAACATTGCATGGTATGAGCAAAAAGCTGTAATAGTATTACTTGCACTTCTGTACCTGGGGGTAAAGAATATTCACTTAGGACCTACACTTCCGGCATTCTTGTCGCCAAACGTCGCAAAAGTTTTAGTTGAAAACTTTGGCATCGGCGGCATAACAAATGTGGAAGACGACATAAAGATGTTTATGGGGAATTAA
- the adhE gene encoding bifunctional acetaldehyde-CoA/alcohol dehydrogenase, which translates to MATTKTELDVQKQIDLLVSRAQEAQKKFMSYTQEQIDAIVKAMALAGVDKHVELAKMAYEETKMGVYEDKITKNLFATEYVYHDIKNEKTVGIINENIEENYMEVAEPIGVIAGVTPVTNPTSTTMFKCLISIKTRNPIIFSFHPKAIKCSIAAAKVMYEAALKAGAPEGCIGWIETPSIEATQLLMTHPGVSLILATGGAGMVKAAYSSGKPALGVGPGNVPCYIEKSANIKRAVSDLILSKTFDNGVICASEQAVIIDEEIADEVKKLMKEYGCYFLNKDEIKKLEKFAIDEQSCAMSPAVVGQPAAKIAEMAGFKVPEGTKILVAEYEGVGPKYPLSREKLSPILACYTVKDYNEGIKKCEEMTEFGGLGHSAVIHSENQNVINEFARRVRTGRLIVNSPSSQGAIGDIYNTNTPSLTLGCGSMGRNSTTDNVSVKNLLNIKRVVIRNDRMKWFKIPPKIYFESGSLQYLCKVKRKKAFIVTDPFMVKLGFVDKVTYQLDKANIEYEIFSEVEPDPSVDTVMNGVKIMNSYNPDLIIAVGGGSAIDAAKGMWLFYEYPDTEFETLRLKFADIRKRAFKFPELGKKALFIAIPTTSGTGSEVTAFAVITDKKRNIKYPLADYELTPDIAIIDPDLTKTVPPSVTADTGMDVLTHAIEAYVSVMASDYTDALAEKAIKIVFEYLPRAYKNGNDEEAREKMHNASCMAGMAFTNAFLGINHSMAHILGGKFHIPHGRANAILLPYVIRYNAEKPTKFVAFPQYEYPKAAERYAEIAKFLGLPASTVEEGVESLIEAIKNLMKELNIPLTLKDAGINKEQFEKEIEEMSDIAFNDQCTGTNPRMPLTKEIAEIYRKAYGA; encoded by the coding sequence ATGGCAACGACAAAAACGGAATTAGACGTTCAGAAGCAGATAGATCTACTTGTGTCAAGAGCACAAGAGGCTCAGAAAAAATTCATGTCTTACACGCAAGAGCAAATCGACGCAATAGTTAAGGCAATGGCTTTAGCAGGCGTTGACAAACACGTAGAGCTGGCAAAGATGGCGTACGAAGAGACAAAAATGGGTGTATACGAAGATAAGATAACAAAAAATCTCTTCGCAACAGAGTACGTGTACCACGACATAAAAAATGAAAAGACTGTAGGAATCATAAACGAGAACATAGAAGAAAACTACATGGAAGTGGCAGAACCGATAGGCGTAATTGCCGGTGTCACACCTGTCACAAACCCAACATCTACCACGATGTTTAAATGCTTAATATCCATAAAGACGCGAAATCCTATAATATTCAGCTTCCATCCAAAGGCAATAAAGTGCAGCATCGCAGCAGCCAAAGTGATGTATGAAGCTGCACTAAAGGCAGGCGCACCTGAAGGATGCATAGGATGGATAGAAACGCCATCAATTGAGGCCACACAGCTTCTCATGACACATCCAGGCGTATCGCTGATCCTTGCAACGGGCGGTGCAGGAATGGTAAAAGCGGCATACAGCTCAGGAAAACCGGCATTAGGCGTAGGTCCTGGCAATGTGCCATGCTACATCGAAAAATCAGCAAACATAAAGAGGGCTGTATCGGATCTCATACTAAGCAAGACATTTGACAATGGAGTAATATGCGCATCAGAGCAGGCCGTAATAATAGACGAGGAAATAGCAGATGAAGTCAAAAAGCTTATGAAAGAATACGGCTGCTACTTCTTAAACAAAGATGAAATAAAGAAGCTTGAGAAATTTGCAATTGATGAGCAAAGCTGCGCCATGAGCCCTGCAGTGGTAGGTCAGCCAGCGGCGAAGATTGCTGAAATGGCAGGCTTCAAAGTCCCCGAAGGCACAAAGATATTAGTGGCAGAGTACGAAGGAGTAGGTCCAAAATATCCTCTATCAAGGGAGAAACTAAGCCCGATTCTTGCTTGCTACACCGTCAAAGACTACAATGAAGGAATCAAAAAGTGCGAGGAAATGACTGAATTCGGAGGTTTAGGCCACTCTGCTGTAATACACTCTGAAAATCAAAACGTCATAAATGAATTTGCAAGGCGAGTCCGCACAGGAAGACTTATCGTAAATTCACCATCATCACAGGGAGCAATAGGAGATATATACAATACAAACACGCCATCACTTACATTAGGCTGTGGTTCTATGGGAAGAAACTCAACGACAGACAATGTAAGCGTCAAGAACCTTTTGAATATTAAGCGTGTCGTGATAAGGAATGATAGAATGAAATGGTTCAAGATTCCACCGAAGATTTACTTTGAAAGCGGGTCACTCCAGTACCTGTGCAAAGTCAAAAGAAAAAAAGCGTTTATCGTCACAGATCCATTCATGGTTAAGCTTGGCTTCGTAGACAAAGTGACATATCAATTAGACAAAGCAAACATCGAATACGAAATATTCTCAGAAGTAGAGCCAGATCCATCTGTTGACACAGTCATGAACGGCGTAAAAATAATGAATTCGTACAATCCTGACTTAATAATCGCTGTAGGCGGTGGCTCTGCAATAGACGCAGCAAAGGGAATGTGGCTTTTCTACGAATATCCTGATACAGAGTTTGAAACATTGAGGCTTAAATTTGCAGACATCAGAAAAAGGGCATTTAAGTTCCCAGAACTTGGCAAAAAAGCGCTATTCATCGCAATACCGACAACAAGCGGCACAGGCTCAGAAGTGACAGCATTTGCCGTAATAACCGACAAAAAGAGAAACATCAAGTATCCACTGGCAGACTACGAACTTACACCTGACATAGCCATAATAGATCCTGACCTTACAAAGACTGTACCGCCATCTGTAACAGCAGACACAGGCATGGATGTGCTGACACACGCCATAGAAGCATACGTATCAGTAATGGCATCAGACTACACAGATGCACTGGCGGAAAAGGCTATAAAGATCGTATTTGAATACCTGCCAAGGGCTTATAAAAACGGCAATGATGAAGAAGCCCGCGAAAAGATGCACAATGCTTCCTGCATGGCTGGTATGGCATTCACAAATGCATTCTTAGGAATAAACCACAGCATGGCACACATACTGGGCGGAAAGTTCCACATACCACACGGAAGAGCAAATGCAATACTTCTGCCGTATGTAATAAGGTACAATGCAGAAAAACCTACAAAGTTTGTGGCATTCCCACAATACGAATATCCAAAAGCAGCAGAAAGATATGCGGAAATCGCCAAATTCTTAGGACTGCCTGCTTCAACTGTTGAAGAAGGCGTAGAAAGCTTAATAGAAGCTATAAAGAACCTCATGAAAGAGCTTAACATTCCGCTTACACTTAAAGACGCCGGCATCAACAAAGAACAGTTTGAAAAAGAAATAGAGGAAATGTCAGACATCGCCTTCAACGATCAGTGCACAGGGACAAACCCGAGAATGCCTCTCACAAAAGAAATTGCAGAGATCTACAGAAAAGCATACGGTGCATAG